Genomic window (Chondrocystis sp. NIES-4102):
AGTAATATAACTATACCGCGATCGCGCTCTGTTGATCTTTGTCAATGGTCTAATTGTCAACAAGCCGTCGAAGGACAAGATATTGTAATCCATTTGGCTGCTCATGTGGGTGGCATTGGTTTAAACCGCGTCAAACCTGCTGAGTTGTTTTACGATAACTTGATCATGGGGACACAGTTAATTCATGCTGCTTATCAAGCGGGAGTAGCAAAGTTTGTTTGTGTTGGTACTATTTGCGCCTATCCTAAGTTTACCCCTGTACCTTTTAAGGAAGATGATCTTTGGAATGGTTACCCAGAGGAAACTAACGCTCCCTATGGAATTGCTAAAAAAGCTCTACTTGTTCAATTGGAAGCTTATCGACAACAGTATAATTTTAATGGTATTTATCTACTACCCGTTAATCTTTATGGGCCTGAAGATAATTTTAATCCTCAAAGTTCCCATGTAATTCCAGCTTTAATTTATAAAGTCCACGCAGCCCAACAAACAGGTGAGCAACTATTAGTCTGGGGCGATGGTAGTCCCACCCGTGAGTTTTTATATGCTGCTGATGCAGCCCAAGGAATTGTACTGGCTACCCAAAAATATAATGAAGCTGCGCCTGTCAATTTGGGTACTAATCAGGAAATTTCTATTAAAGACTTAGTAGAAACTATTTGTGAATTGATGGAATTTACAGGCGAAATTATCTGGCAAACAGACCAACCCAATGGACAACCCCGTCGTTGTTTGGATACTCAAAGGGCTAAGGCTAAATTTGGTTTTGAAGCTCAAACTGAATTTCGTCAAGGACTCAAAAATACTATCGACTGGTATCGTCAATATGTCCAATAAGTAGCTAATAACTGCAAGTATCACCACTACAGCTTTAGCTACTTTTAAGATTAATCTACAACTCTAGCCTACTATTAGCCTGTATTTCGCATTCCCGCAGCAATACCGTTAATGGTTAACATCGCCCCGCGCAATAGTTCTTCCTTACTAAAGCGAAAATGGAGTACTTGCGACTTATCATACTGACGCAAACGCTTGATTAAAGCCACCTGTAAAAAGCCCAAGGGAACGATTGTACCATTACGCAACTGTACTGATCGTTGTAGTTCAGGATTGCCATCTAATAATTTCTTCTGACCATTAATTTTGAGAATTAAATCCTTAGTTAAATAATATTCCTGAGAAATTTGGGCAAATAACTTTTGAAACCGCTCTAAATCTTCAGGCTGAGATAACTCTTTAACATAGTGTTCGGCTATTTGCAGGTCTACTTTAGCCAGAGTCATTTCAACTTTAGAAATTACAACTCTAAAAAAGGGCCACTTGACATAAAAATATTGTAAAAGATCAAGATTTTTTTGTGGTTCTTGGTCTAAAAATCCTTGTAAAGCCGAACCCACACCATACCAAGCAGGTAATAAAAAGCGACTTTGTGTCCAACTAAACACCCAGGGAATAGCTCTTAAACTACTCATATCCTTTTTCTTATTATCATTGCCTTTAGCAGGACGTTTAGAAGGGCGTGAACCTATTTGTAATTGGCTAATTACATCAACGGGGGTTACTGAATGAAAGAAATCAACAAAATCAGGTTGTTCATAGATCAAAGCTCGATAAACTGATCGCGATCGCGCTGATAATTCTTCCATGATTTGATTCCACGGCTCTACCCGATCAAACCCACTCCCCAATAAACTTGCCTGAATTACTGCTGTAGTCATCGTTTCTAAATGATACAGAGCTAATTCTGGTAGGGAATATTTGGAGGCTAATACTTCCCCTTGTTCAGTTATTTTAATTCTGCCTTTAATTGTATCGGTGGGTTGCGCTAAAATCGCCGAATAGGCGGGTCCTCCACCACGACCAACTGAACCTCCACGACCATGAAAAATCCGCAAAGATATATCAAATTTTGAAGCTACCTTTTGTAAGGCGCGTTGGGCTTTATGAATCTCCCAATTACTACTCAAAAACCCCGAATCTTTATTACTATCGGAGTAACCTAACATCACTTCCTGAAGATCAGTAGGTTTTAGAGGAATAGTACTAGTTTCAGTAGAAGTATTTTGTTCTTTAATGGTAGCTACGTGTTTATATCCCCCTGCTAAAGCTGCTCGATAAAGTGGCAACTCAAACAATTCTTGCATTACTTGAGGGGCGCGTTTTAAATCTTCTACGGTTTCAAATAAAGGAACAATTCTAATACTGGTGTGGCAAGTAGCAGGGTCATATAGTCCTGCCTCCTGTGATAGTAATAATACCTCTAAAACATCACTTACAAAATTAGTCATACTAATAATATAAGTTTGGCAGATTCCACGTCCAAATTCCTGTTGCAATAAACGTAAAATTCTAAAAGTTTCGATAGTCTCGCAAGTTTCAGGAGAAAATGGCATTTCTGCTGGAATTAGGGGTCTACGAGTTTTCAATTCTTGAATCAACCAAGCAGTTTTTTCTGTTTCCGAAAGTTCGTTATAGGGTTTTGGCAGAACTTGTAAATAAGCAGTAATTTCGGCGATCGCTTCTGCATGACGAGAGGAATCTTGACGGAAATCTAATTCTACTAAAGTAAACCCGTATACTTCTGCTTGGCAAATTAAATTATCTAATTCACGACATTGTAAACTTGTTGCCTCTAAACTACTTTGCATCAGTTTTAATTCAGCAACAAACTCCTCCCCCGAAGTATAAATATTATCTATTTTTATCTCCGATATTGCCTGTCTACCTGCAACCGATGCTAAAGTTTGGTTACGCTCCAAAGTATTCTGTAAACGCTGGGCTATATAAGCAAGTTTGAGACGATAGGGTTCTTGACGATAACGAATTGACAATTTTTCGTAGATCTCTGGCATTTGTTGCTGATCTTGCTCTAAAGAATCCAGCAATTCTTGTCCTACATCACTCCAATGTAACGACAGACTTAATAACTCTCGTAATTGCTCAATCGACTTAAGATATTTTTCAATAACAATACTTCTTTGATAACAAGCTGTTTCCCAAGTCACTTGTGGAGTTACAAAAGGATTGCCATCTCTATCTGCCCCTACCCAAGAACCAAAATAACAAAAATTATGAGTTGGAGCGACTAAATTAGGGAAAGAAGTAGTTAAGGACTGTTTTAAACGAGATGCTAATTGCGGAATTACATCAAATAAAACCTCTTGAAAATAGTGCAGAGAGTAATCAACCTCATCTAAAACCTTGGGCTTAAACTGATGTAATTCATCTGTCCGCCACCAAAGGCGAATTTCTTCGGTTAATTGACTAGTAGCTTCGTTGGTTTCCCAAGAATCGGTTAAGCCCATTTCCCGCATCGCTTCTTCAGCAACATCTAGTTGTTCTAGAATTTGAGATATACGTCGCTGCTTTTTACGTATGGTGTGACGCACGATTTCTGTCGGATGGGCTGTAAACACCAATCTGATATCCAATTGATCTAATAATCTTTGCAACATCAGAGGTGGCATATTAATTTCTTTTAGATAGGGAAATAGCCAATGAAATAAACCTGCTTTATTTTCGCTAGATATACTAGGTTCAATTTGAAGATCGCCATTATTAATCGGGACTACTTGAGACCCATTTTGAGAACCATTACTATGATTTTCTACATTAGTAATAGGATGAGTAACACGCCTAGACAGCTTTTGTTCTCTAGATTCGTAATGTTGTTCAATAATATTAGTTAGTTGAAAATAAAGCGCAAATGCACGAGCAGCTTGTATAGCGTCATTAATATCTAAATCCTCAATTAACTGTGGTACAGAAGATTGCCCAAATGTATCTGTCACTTGTCCTTCAGCAGAAGAAAGAGCGCGCATTTGTTGTAATAGGTCTAGCATTTCTTGACCGCATTCAGACCGTAGCACAGACTTCCATAAATCTTCTATTAGTTTTTGTCGATGACGTAATAATAGGTGAGAAGTACCAATTACACCGATTTCTTCTTGTTTAGCTATGGAAGATTGAACAACCGAACTCATAAAAACCTCTGTCTGGCGTATATATTTATGTCGTAATTTTGTAACTAAATTAAATTAGATTAGTCAGGAGTTTCTCAATCAAGATTACTGCAATTAGCTAGTCATAAAAGTCAATGGTTCTAATGGTTGTCAAAGTTAGGAAAATTTAGAATTGGCAAACGGTCTGAGCGAAATATTTCTTCACTAGCTTTACCTAATTCAGTGATCAATTCTGTCAAAAGATATAGGGTTAGAATGCTGATGATAAAGGGACTAGTAGCAAGACTTAAACCCAAAAATGGCATTAGGTCAGATTTATTATGATTCATAAGGTTTAGTCAATCTATATTGTTTATCTACTATTGTATGAACTTTGGGCATTAGTAGCGCAAAGCTAGATTATTTTTCTCTTATCAAACCAGAAATTGCTTGTCTTTGTTGTATATTTTTGTGCAAACGTTCATCTCTGTTTATGTTTAGAAAATAAAAATGAAACAAACGATCATTCAAGTTGATGCTTTCACTAATCAAATGTTTCGAGGTAATCCTGCTGCAGTCTGTGTTTTACAAACCCCTCAAAATGAACAGTGGATGCAGGCTGTGGCACAGGAAATGAATCTATCGGAAACAGCATTTTTAATCAAACAAGAGCAAGATTACAATTTACGTTGGTTTACTCCCACTACCGAAGTACCTTTATGTGGTCATGCTACATTAGCTAGCGCACACGTTTTATGGACGGAGGGTTATGCTTCTACGGGGCAAACAATAAATTTTCAGACAAAGAGCGGTTTATTAACTGCTAAATATCAGGATAATTGGATTAGCTTAGATTTTCCTGCTAGTCGTTCTCAGGATATTGGGCCGATTACTAAATTACAAGATGCTCTAGGGGTAGATATTAAAACCTTTGCTTATAATTATCTAGGTTACCTAGTAGAAATTAGTTCTCCTGATCAATTACAACAGTTGCAACCTAATTTTACCCTACTAAAACAACTGCCAATATCAAATGTTATAGTGACTAGTCTAGCAGCAGCTAATTCAGAATATGATTTTATCTCGCGGTTTTTCGCCCCTGGATTAGGTGTAAATGAAGATCCAGTTACAGGCGCAGCCCACTGTTGCCTTGCTCCTTACTGGCGCGATCGCTTGGGCAAGGATGAATTTTTGGCTTATCAAGCTTCTAGTCGCGGTGGTGTGGTTAAAATATCTTATGATGGTGGCGATCGCGTTTTGCTTCAAGGACAAGCAGTAACGGTAATGCGAGGAGAGCTGCAATAATTACAGATTGGGTAATGGGTAAAAATTATTATTGATTGTTGTTTAATTGCTCTTTGAGGGCTGCTAAAGAAGACCAACGACTATCTAATTGATTTGATCCTTGAGAAGTTGTGGTGGCTGCCCCTGGACAATTTTCACCGCATAATTGTCTTAAAGGTAGAGCTAGAGATAATTGCTCAAATAACCAAGTTTCTGGGTCAAAATGACCATTAGGGGGGAGGGTTTCAGATAAATCTTCCAGGGCTACTTCCCTTTCTGCTGGTAGATCCTCAATATTTTCTAATTCAGACTCTAACCAAATTAATTCTGAAGTATCAATTTCTAAACGATGATTGTAATGCTGTAAACAGCGATCGCAAACTAAAGTAATAATTGTTTCTGCTTCAACTTTTATTTCCAGGAAGTTACCCCCGTGACGGACACTAATTGTCCCTTTTACGGGGGTTAGGGTATTTAACCCTGACACCAAATCATCAACTATGATTTTAATTTGACGTTTTGGTGTTTTAAGTAAATGGGGGATATATATCGCTTCCATTATTTAGTTAAGTTTTTTAATAATCTGCTGGGTTAACTTGACGAAACCGCACAATTAACTTTCTATCTGGTTCTTGACCCCGACTTTCGCTAACAAGCCCTTCTACTTGGTCAAGTATAAAATGTACTTGTTTTCTCTCGGCTGAAGACAATCCAGGTATTTCTACAGGTTGTCCTGTTGCTTGAACTTTCTCTATTGCTTCTTTAGTTAGGATAGCCAACTCTTGATTGCGTCTGACTCTATAACCATCGATTTCTATAATAAAAGAACGAGGTAAGTTTGGATCAGCACTAATATTGAGAATAGTATTAGCAAGATACTGGATAGCATCAACAGTCTGACCCTGTTTACCAATTAACTGCTGTTTCTGCTCTAAGCTGAGGTTAGTTGCATCAATCTCCAACCAATTTGAATTTAAATTAGTTCCAACTGTTTCAAATCCCTCTGTGTTAACTTCCGCAGCTATTTCCATCAAATTCAAAAGCTGCTCTAACCAATTTTTGCCTGACTGAAGTTGATTTTCCACCATCTTTGCTGGTTATTATCCCGAAGTTTTTTCTTTCTTTTTAAGACGTTTACGCTCAAAAGGTAAAGCATCTCTTTTTGCAGCAGCTTCTGCTTTTTCCTGCTCTTCCAAGATCTTTTGTAAATCTTCTGATAAAGGTTCGCGCATTAAGAACCAAGTTTGAGCAATTTGGATAAAGTTAGCTACCACAATATACATTAATACTCCTGCAGGTAATGGGAAAAACAAAAACATCCCACTGAATAATAAAGGAGTAATTTTATTTACTGCTTGCTGCTGATCTGCGCCTGCACCGCCACTTTGCCCATTGGTTAATTGTTGACTAACATACATACCAATTCCAAACAGCAAGACCATGATTAGAATATCAAAGTTTATATTGCCACTTTCATCGGTAACACCTACACGACCTAGCTTTTCTATAAATAAGAAACCTTTATTAGCTGCAATCCCTGGAACAGTTACCTGAACCGTGGCTTCTCCTGGCTCTAAAGCTGTAAATGTACCATCATCATTAATTTTTATTCTTTCTGAACCTTTAGTTACTGCCAAAGTAGGTTCTATCTGATTAGTATTATCAGGATACTCTTTTAGCCAACTATTGAGGGATTTACCTTCTGGCGTTTGCAATTCTACTTTTGTAGTTTCACCCACTGCAAGTTTATTGCCTCCAGGAAGCAAGGCAGCTACTTGGTCGTGTACCCCATCAGCAATATAAATATTTTTTGGCTTTGTGGCAAAAGGCTGAGGATCTACTCTTTCTATCTGCTCTTGGGGCAAAATTTGCACATTAACATCATAAGGAGTATTGGTAAACGGCGACC
Coding sequences:
- the ppc gene encoding phosphoenolpyruvate carboxylase; its protein translation is MSSVVQSSIAKQEEIGVIGTSHLLLRHRQKLIEDLWKSVLRSECGQEMLDLLQQMRALSSAEGQVTDTFGQSSVPQLIEDLDINDAIQAARAFALYFQLTNIIEQHYESREQKLSRRVTHPITNVENHSNGSQNGSQVVPINNGDLQIEPSISSENKAGLFHWLFPYLKEINMPPLMLQRLLDQLDIRLVFTAHPTEIVRHTIRKKQRRISQILEQLDVAEEAMREMGLTDSWETNEATSQLTEEIRLWWRTDELHQFKPKVLDEVDYSLHYFQEVLFDVIPQLASRLKQSLTTSFPNLVAPTHNFCYFGSWVGADRDGNPFVTPQVTWETACYQRSIVIEKYLKSIEQLRELLSLSLHWSDVGQELLDSLEQDQQQMPEIYEKLSIRYRQEPYRLKLAYIAQRLQNTLERNQTLASVAGRQAISEIKIDNIYTSGEEFVAELKLMQSSLEATSLQCRELDNLICQAEVYGFTLVELDFRQDSSRHAEAIAEITAYLQVLPKPYNELSETEKTAWLIQELKTRRPLIPAEMPFSPETCETIETFRILRLLQQEFGRGICQTYIISMTNFVSDVLEVLLLSQEAGLYDPATCHTSIRIVPLFETVEDLKRAPQVMQELFELPLYRAALAGGYKHVATIKEQNTSTETSTIPLKPTDLQEVMLGYSDSNKDSGFLSSNWEIHKAQRALQKVASKFDISLRIFHGRGGSVGRGGGPAYSAILAQPTDTIKGRIKITEQGEVLASKYSLPELALYHLETMTTAVIQASLLGSGFDRVEPWNQIMEELSARSRSVYRALIYEQPDFVDFFHSVTPVDVISQLQIGSRPSKRPAKGNDNKKKDMSSLRAIPWVFSWTQSRFLLPAWYGVGSALQGFLDQEPQKNLDLLQYFYVKWPFFRVVISKVEMTLAKVDLQIAEHYVKELSQPEDLERFQKLFAQISQEYYLTKDLILKINGQKKLLDGNPELQRSVQLRNGTIVPLGFLQVALIKRLRQYDKSQVLHFRFSKEELLRGAMLTINGIAAGMRNTG
- the wcaG_1 gene encoding GDP-fucose synthetase, giving the protein MLNLQDKKILVTGGAGFLGKQVVEQLCQAGANKSNITIPRSRSVDLCQWSNCQQAVEGQDIVIHLAAHVGGIGLNRVKPAELFYDNLIMGTQLIHAAYQAGVAKFVCVGTICAYPKFTPVPFKEDDLWNGYPEETNAPYGIAKKALLVQLEAYRQQYNFNGIYLLPVNLYGPEDNFNPQSSHVIPALIYKVHAAQQTGEQLLVWGDGSPTREFLYAADAAQGIVLATQKYNEAAPVNLGTNQEISIKDLVETICELMEFTGEIIWQTDQPNGQPRRCLDTQRAKAKFGFEAQTEFRQGLKNTIDWYRQYVQ
- a CDS encoding Phenazine biosynthesis PhzC/PhzF protein, with translation MKQTIIQVDAFTNQMFRGNPAAVCVLQTPQNEQWMQAVAQEMNLSETAFLIKQEQDYNLRWFTPTTEVPLCGHATLASAHVLWTEGYASTGQTINFQTKSGLLTAKYQDNWISLDFPASRSQDIGPITKLQDALGVDIKTFAYNYLGYLVEISSPDQLQQLQPNFTLLKQLPISNVIVTSLAAANSEYDFISRFFAPGLGVNEDPVTGAAHCCLAPYWRDRLGKDEFLAYQASSRGGVVKISYDGGDRVLLQGQAVTVMRGELQ
- a CDS encoding 60 kDa inner membrane insertion protein; this encodes MDFGIGFLSNNIMLPILDFFYKIVPSYGFAIIALTVVIRLAVVPLSAGQIRNMRRMKIVQPLMKERQEQIKQKYKNDPEKQREETAKVMQEFGNPLAGCLPLLLQMPILFALFATLRGSPFTNTPYDVNVQILPQEQIERVDPQPFATKPKNIYIADGVHDQVAALLPGGNKLAVGETTKVELQTPEGKSLNSWLKEYPDNTNQIEPTLAVTKGSERIKINDDGTFTALEPGEATVQVTVPGIAANKGFLFIEKLGRVGVTDESGNINFDILIMVLLFGIGMYVSQQLTNGQSGGAGADQQQAVNKITPLLFSGMFLFFPLPAGVLMYIVVANFIQIAQTWFLMREPLSEDLQKILEEQEKAEAAAKRDALPFERKRLKKKEKTSG
- a CDS encoding single-stranded nucleic acid binding R3H domain protein, coding for MVENQLQSGKNWLEQLLNLMEIAAEVNTEGFETVGTNLNSNWLEIDATNLSLEQKQQLIGKQGQTVDAIQYLANTILNISADPNLPRSFIIEIDGYRVRRNQELAILTKEAIEKVQATGQPVEIPGLSSAERKQVHFILDQVEGLVSESRGQEPDRKLIVRFRQVNPADY